The Chitinispirillales bacterium ANBcel5 nucleotide sequence ATGCGCATTGCAGGTTCGGGTGTGTTTGTGCACCTGAATAAACGCAGAAAAATCGTGAACATTCATCCTTAGGATGCGATGGAAGGGGTAGCCATCGAGCTCTAAGGGGCTGAAAACAGGAAAAAAACAGGAAAAAATGGCCCTTAGAGGCAGAAAAGAGCATTTGTGCTGGTCCGACCCCAGAAAATTATGAGGCAAGATTCAATGTATGGCTGCGCAACACACTCTGTGCAGTGAGGAACATGCCCTGTGCAGTGAGGAACATGCCCTGGGCAGTGAGGAACATGCCCTGGGCAGTGAGGAACATGCCTTGTGCAGTGAGGAACACGCCTTGTGCAGTGAGGAACACGCCTTGTGCAGTGAGGAACACGCCTTGTGCAGTGAGGAACACGCCTTGTGCAGTGAGGAACACGCCTTGTGCAGGGGTGTTTGACCCATGTTCCTCACTGTTTGACCCATGTTCCTCACTGTTTGACCCATGTTCCTCACTGTTTGAACCGTGTTCCTCACTGTTTGACCCATGTTCCTCACTGTTTGACCCATGTTCCTCACTGTTTGAACCGTGTTCCTCACTGTTTGAACCGTGTTCCTCACTGTTTGAACCGTGTTCCTCACTGTTTGAACCGTGTTCCTCACTGTTTGAACCAGTACCCGGGGCTACGCCAAAAGACTGGCTTCCCACGGGCTATCGTATCCCGTGATTTCAGGGCTTAAGAGGGGATTAAGACTAAAACGTTGGTTTTAGCAGAAAAACAAACCATGCTTCCCACATATAATGTAACAGACAATGAAACATCTCACCCTAACCATGTTCCTGCGTGCGTTTTTTCCGCAAAAGAGGGGGGGGGGCAACGGCCGGGGTGAGGTCATAAGAGAGAACGGCTCGAGGGAAAGATGGAGCTCAATAATTCCCCTTTCCTGCATTCTCCATAGAGGTCATTCTTCCAGCGTTCGTTGGGGTAGTTTATTTTTCCCGGGGCTATTATTCGATACATCCCTATCCGGGGATTGCTTCGGTGGTAGAGTGGAAGGTTTATGCCTGGGAATGTTGTTTCTTTTATCTGAAGAAATCGGACTATAATTTTTTATCAGAGTTGTAATTGTTAAAATACATATATTAAAGAATAAATAAAGGATGGAATTTTAAAAAAAAACTGACATAAAAGGAATGGTAAAAAAAGCTACAAGTACAGTTGCAACTAATGTTTGAACGGGTTTAATTCTGTGTACTTTTGAAGTTATCACGGCAAAGAGAAAATGGATCCATAGGATGGATAAAATGAACAATACAGTATATAAAGCTTCGGCTGTAGTATAGGTAAATGCATTTGGGAAATGGAACAAAATCGCCAGGACCGGGAATATCGCATAGGAAAAACAGACACATTTATATGCAGTACAAAGACTCTCTTTTGAGCCAATAGAATTCCACAAACCAAATAGTAGCGGTCCTGTAACAATGCTCAATATAATTGCAAAAATTACAAGCAGTATAATTATTGGAATTGATTGCCACTTCAACATCGGAACAAAAGTGATAGCAGCGCTAAGAGAGATAATAAATGATAAAAACAGGTATGAATGAAGCAAACCATCGTCATCATTTTTTGACATGTTTTGAAAGTATTCAATCGGAGAAGTAATGACCCCCAGGATAGTTGAGAGGAATTCTGGCTTTTCTACAGAGAGACCATCAAACGGATCGGGCTTCTCTGAAGGATCGAAATCCAATTGTTCGACTGAATTATCTTCTTTATACTCTTTAGACACAGCGTCTCCTTTTGAAACTGACAAATCCTTACAATAGTTCCAAGGTGGTTATGATGGGAAAAGATCTGTAATATTCTGTCATAAATCTTTAAAGAACTATAATAATCGGAAAATATAAAGCAAAAAACAGATAAATGCATCAGATATTATCATTTTTTTACAAAAAAG carries:
- a CDS encoding YIP1 family protein, which translates into the protein MSKEYKEDNSVEQLDFDPSEKPDPFDGLSVEKPEFLSTILGVITSPIEYFQNMSKNDDDGLLHSYLFLSFIISLSAAITFVPMLKWQSIPIIILLVIFAIILSIVTGPLLFGLWNSIGSKESLCTAYKCVCFSYAIFPVLAILFHFPNAFTYTTAEALYTVLFILSILWIHFLFAVITSKVHRIKPVQTLVATVLVAFFTIPFMSVFF